From Enterococcus wangshanyuanii, the proteins below share one genomic window:
- the efbA gene encoding fibronectin-binding protein EfbA, whose product MSFDGVFTHTMVSELSDALVTGRISKIHQPYENEIVLVIRSKGKNHKLLLSAHPSYARIQLTDIAYANPDTPPNFVMMLRKFLEGAILEQIHQVDNDRVVHFTFTKRDELGDLQNIVLIVELMGRHSTIILMNKENGRILDAIKHIGSSQNSYRSLLPGVDYIDPPKQESQDPFSARKEKVFAILSQAAVLDGQYLQSHFQGLGRDTADELVYRLNERPNEKMLVWEAFWSDLLSKTTPTLTTTEKKEYFTPLPFNSLEGTKTTYQTLSELLDAFYGGKAEKDRVKQQGGELIHKLDNELKRNQTKILKLQQTLADTELAENYRRDGELLTTFMSQVPKGAEFVELPNYYEEDKPLKIKLNPALSPNQNAQKYFQKYQKLKNAVKIVHRQIEQATQEVGYLESVLAQLEIAGPMDIDLIREELIEQGYIKKRAAKKQKQTKQSKPEEFYSSDGALILVGRNNLQNDQLTLRSAKKTDIWLHAKDIPGSHVIIKDTDPSETTLLEAAMLAAYYSKYRLSAQVPVDYVQVKYVHKPNGAKPGYVIYENQKTLYVTPEEDSIRKLKENNSK is encoded by the coding sequence ATGTCATTTGATGGCGTATTTACACATACCATGGTTTCAGAATTATCTGATGCCTTAGTAACAGGCCGAATTTCTAAAATTCATCAGCCTTATGAAAATGAAATTGTTTTAGTTATACGATCAAAAGGGAAAAATCATAAATTACTTTTATCTGCTCATCCGAGTTATGCACGGATCCAGTTGACCGATATTGCGTATGCAAATCCGGATACACCTCCTAATTTCGTAATGATGTTGCGTAAGTTTTTGGAAGGGGCGATTTTAGAACAGATCCATCAGGTCGATAACGATCGAGTCGTCCATTTTACTTTTACAAAAAGAGATGAGCTTGGTGATCTACAAAATATTGTTTTGATCGTTGAATTGATGGGTAGACACAGTACGATCATTTTGATGAATAAAGAAAATGGAAGAATTCTAGATGCGATCAAGCATATCGGCAGTTCGCAAAATAGCTATCGTTCCTTGCTTCCTGGTGTTGACTATATCGATCCGCCCAAACAAGAATCTCAAGATCCTTTTTCTGCACGTAAAGAAAAAGTGTTTGCGATTTTATCTCAAGCCGCTGTTTTGGATGGCCAATACCTTCAATCACACTTTCAAGGCTTAGGTAGAGATACAGCAGATGAGCTTGTCTATCGTTTAAATGAACGGCCGAATGAAAAAATGCTCGTTTGGGAAGCCTTCTGGTCCGATCTTTTAAGTAAAACTACCCCTACGTTGACGACAACTGAGAAAAAAGAATACTTTACTCCTTTGCCATTTAACTCACTTGAAGGAACAAAAACGACTTACCAAACTCTGAGTGAATTACTTGATGCTTTTTATGGCGGTAAAGCTGAGAAGGATCGTGTAAAACAACAAGGTGGAGAACTAATCCACAAACTTGATAATGAGCTAAAACGTAATCAAACAAAAATTCTAAAGCTTCAACAAACATTGGCTGATACTGAACTTGCTGAAAACTACCGCCGAGATGGCGAATTATTGACAACCTTTATGTCACAAGTTCCTAAAGGAGCTGAGTTTGTAGAATTGCCGAATTATTACGAGGAAGACAAACCATTAAAAATAAAGTTGAATCCTGCTTTAAGTCCCAATCAAAATGCCCAAAAATATTTCCAAAAATACCAAAAGCTTAAAAATGCGGTCAAAATCGTTCATCGTCAAATTGAACAGGCTACACAAGAAGTTGGTTATTTAGAATCTGTTTTAGCGCAGTTGGAAATTGCAGGCCCAATGGATATTGATTTGATTCGTGAAGAATTGATTGAACAAGGCTATATCAAAAAACGCGCAGCTAAAAAACAAAAACAAACAAAACAAAGTAAACCAGAAGAATTTTATTCTAGCGATGGAGCATTGATTTTAGTTGGACGTAATAATCTTCAAAATGATCAATTGACTCTTCGCTCTGCTAAGAAAACAGATATTTGGCTCCATGCAAAAGATATTCCCGGTTCACACGTGATCATCAAGGATACAGATCCATCTGAAACCACATTACTTGAGGCTGCGATGTTAGCGGCTTATTACTCTAAATATCGTTTATCTGCTCAAGTCCCTGTCGATTATGTTCAGGTGAAATACGTGCATAAACCTAATGGCGCTAAACCAGGGTATGTTATCTATGAAAATCAAAAAACACTTTATGTTACACCGGAAGAAGATTCAATAAGAAAATTGAAAGAAAACAATAGTAAATAA
- a CDS encoding 5-methyltetrahydropteroyltriglutamate--homocysteine S-methyltransferase — MTNNTKKIPFRYDIVGSFLRTAPLKEARQAFADGTISKEKLTEIEDQEIIKLINKQKEAGLLAVTDGEFRRRWWHLDFIAGLNGITVFDFETTAFGITTEAQGTFVSGPLSFSQDHPFLDHFRFTQRHAAPLLAKQTIPGPNMIFLDSLILSKQYNENPIYDSLAAFKQDLIKTYQDAIQAFYDAGCRYLQLDDTSWGGLFDERFREMIKANGLNPDQLLQDFQEVTEQVLAKKPADLAVTFHFCKGNFQSHWLYNGSYETIAKNLFSIQAFDGFFLEYDDERSGGFEPLEKLHDQRIVLGLITTKTGNLESSEAIIARIKEASQYVPLEQICLSPQCGFASTHEGNHLTEEEQWEKIALVKTIAETVWADA, encoded by the coding sequence ATGACAAACAACACTAAAAAAATCCCTTTTCGCTATGATATCGTTGGTAGCTTTTTACGTACAGCGCCTTTGAAAGAAGCCCGTCAAGCTTTTGCTGATGGAACGATCTCAAAAGAAAAGCTAACTGAAATCGAAGATCAAGAAATCATCAAATTGATAAACAAGCAAAAAGAAGCAGGTCTTTTAGCTGTAACAGACGGTGAATTTCGTCGTCGCTGGTGGCATTTAGATTTTATTGCGGGATTGAATGGGATCACTGTTTTTGATTTTGAAACAACGGCTTTTGGTATTACAACGGAAGCTCAAGGGACATTTGTCAGTGGTCCACTCTCTTTTTCGCAAGACCACCCGTTTCTTGATCATTTTCGTTTTACTCAACGCCATGCAGCACCACTTTTGGCTAAACAAACGATCCCTGGTCCGAATATGATTTTTCTAGACTCATTGATCTTATCAAAACAATATAATGAAAATCCGATCTATGATTCTTTGGCTGCATTCAAACAAGACTTGATCAAAACGTATCAAGATGCGATCCAAGCGTTCTATGATGCAGGCTGTCGATACTTGCAATTGGATGATACCAGTTGGGGCGGGTTGTTTGATGAACGTTTCCGTGAAATGATCAAAGCGAATGGCTTGAATCCGGATCAATTACTCCAAGATTTTCAGGAAGTAACCGAACAGGTATTAGCTAAAAAGCCGGCTGATTTAGCTGTTACCTTCCATTTTTGTAAAGGAAACTTCCAGTCTCATTGGCTCTATAATGGCTCTTATGAAACAATTGCCAAAAACCTCTTTTCGATCCAAGCATTCGATGGCTTCTTTTTAGAGTATGATGATGAGCGTTCTGGCGGATTTGAACCATTAGAAAAATTACACGATCAGCGAATCGTCTTAGGCTTGATCACAACAAAAACAGGAAACTTAGAAAGTTCTGAGGCGATTATTGCTCGAATCAAAGAAGCAAGCCAATATGTACCTTTAGAGCAAATTTGCTTGTCTCCGCAATGCGGCTTCGCGTCAACCCACGAAGGAAATCATTTAACAGAAGAAGAACAATGGGAAAAAATCGCGCTTGTTAAAACAATCGCTGAAACTGTTTGGGCGGACGCATAA
- a CDS encoding PEP phosphonomutase → MVKRLISASYSDVAKMTAKELKQSIKASEGRTILSENVVAASPQAGDISNAEVAAAFGADLILLNLFDCFNPIVQGIPGMSIEEVMNYWQHPEENQINPIPILKKLIGRPVGVNLEPVDESSQMFSEKLEIAKGRTSSKETIQRAEEMGVDFICLTGNPGTGVTNAEIAKAVKIAKENFSGLIIAGKMHSAGSDEPVVSTEAVEAYTKAGADILLLPAVGTVQGFSEEDMKAAIAIAKKYDLLTMSAIGTSQESASKETIRQIALLNKICGVDIQHIGDAGYGGLAPAENIYEMSLAIRGMRHTINRMARSVNR, encoded by the coding sequence ATGGTAAAAAGATTGATCAGTGCAAGCTACAGTGATGTTGCTAAGATGACTGCAAAGGAGTTGAAACAGTCCATCAAAGCAAGCGAAGGGCGGACGATCCTTTCAGAGAATGTTGTGGCCGCATCACCACAGGCAGGAGATATCAGTAATGCAGAGGTGGCTGCAGCATTTGGAGCAGATTTGATTTTACTGAATTTATTCGACTGTTTTAATCCGATCGTACAAGGGATTCCTGGAATGTCGATTGAAGAGGTGATGAACTATTGGCAGCATCCAGAAGAAAATCAAATCAACCCAATTCCGATCTTGAAAAAATTGATTGGGCGTCCAGTGGGTGTGAATTTGGAGCCTGTAGATGAGTCTTCACAAATGTTTAGTGAAAAATTAGAAATTGCTAAAGGACGTACTAGCTCAAAAGAAACGATTCAACGAGCAGAAGAGATGGGCGTTGATTTTATCTGTTTAACAGGAAATCCTGGAACAGGTGTGACAAATGCTGAAATTGCTAAAGCAGTAAAAATAGCGAAGGAAAACTTTTCTGGGTTGATCATTGCAGGAAAAATGCACAGTGCTGGTTCAGATGAGCCGGTTGTTTCTACCGAAGCAGTAGAAGCATATACTAAAGCAGGGGCAGATATTTTACTATTACCGGCAGTTGGAACGGTTCAAGGATTTTCTGAAGAAGATATGAAGGCAGCTATTGCTATTGCCAAAAAATACGATTTATTAACAATGTCAGCGATTGGTACGAGTCAAGAAAGTGCCAGTAAAGAAACGATTCGTCAAATTGCTTTGCTGAATAAGATCTGCGGAGTAGATATCCAGCATATTGGAGATGCAGGATATGGTGGATTAGCTCCAGCTGAAAATATTTATGAAATGTCACTAGCTATTAGAGGAATGCGGCATACGATCAATCGTATGGCTCGTTCAGTTAATCGATAG